From the genome of Spirochaetaceae bacterium, one region includes:
- a CDS encoding AAA family ATPase: MLTRLSVSGFKNLVDVDLHLGAFTCVVGPNGAGKSNLFDAIRFLSALANHTFLEAATSVRDQHSRTAQIRDLFHHVGSRYDDNMKFVAEMIVPGSATDDLGQEAKASITFLRYTLELAYRESNNSLAPGELEIVKEELVHVAQRDAARHLPFPHSAKDWRKSVVQGQRFARYFISTEGEGQNRVIKLHQDGGSSGRPLSRPAANLPRTVLSAANATESPTVLTARREMEAWQLVQLEPSAMRQPDEFVSPTHMGTDGRHLAATLYRLARSAEQYGHNGNREAGTGIHPSAPNGENLRAYSQIANRLGELIDDVHGIYVDLDEKRELLTLYVRDRDGTSHPARALSDGTLRFLALSVLESDPKMQGVLCLEEPENGIHPERIPAILELLMDIAVDTQQSVGIENPLRQVIVNTHSPVVFQQVPDDSVVFVKPIEAVDNTDRRFKSAQFLCLSDTWRAQDREHAARGDLLPYLNPVLSEEQSDPPVKKRVVDRDDVRQLLLFPH, translated from the coding sequence ATGTTGACGCGTCTCTCTGTTTCAGGCTTCAAGAACCTGGTTGATGTGGATCTCCACCTTGGTGCATTTACCTGCGTCGTCGGACCCAATGGTGCAGGGAAGTCCAACCTCTTCGACGCAATTCGGTTTCTCAGTGCACTAGCCAACCACACGTTCCTGGAGGCGGCCACCTCGGTCCGCGATCAACACAGCCGTACTGCTCAGATACGGGACCTGTTCCATCACGTGGGCAGTCGCTATGACGACAACATGAAGTTTGTTGCGGAGATGATCGTTCCCGGAAGCGCGACCGACGATTTGGGACAGGAGGCCAAAGCAAGCATTACGTTCTTGCGCTACACTCTGGAACTCGCCTACCGAGAGTCCAACAACAGCTTGGCGCCGGGAGAGCTGGAGATTGTCAAGGAGGAGCTGGTTCATGTCGCACAGCGTGACGCAGCACGACACCTTCCATTTCCTCACAGCGCCAAGGATTGGCGCAAGTCGGTGGTACAGGGACAGAGGTTCGCACGCTACTTCATCTCAACCGAAGGGGAGGGTCAGAACCGGGTTATCAAGCTGCATCAGGATGGCGGCAGTAGCGGGCGTCCCTTGAGCCGGCCGGCTGCCAATCTGCCGCGCACGGTGCTTTCGGCGGCAAATGCAACCGAAAGTCCTACCGTGCTGACTGCTCGCCGCGAGATGGAGGCATGGCAGCTCGTGCAATTGGAACCCAGTGCCATGAGGCAGCCCGACGAATTCGTTTCGCCAACCCATATGGGCACGGACGGACGGCATCTGGCTGCTACCCTGTATCGATTGGCCCGTAGTGCGGAACAATACGGGCACAATGGCAACCGAGAAGCTGGTACCGGTATTCATCCGTCTGCTCCGAACGGCGAAAACCTACGAGCATATAGTCAGATCGCCAACCGTCTCGGAGAACTTATCGACGACGTGCATGGTATCTACGTAGATCTCGATGAAAAGCGAGAGCTCTTGACGTTGTACGTTAGAGACAGGGATGGGACTTCACATCCTGCACGGGCGCTGTCGGATGGGACGTTGAGGTTTCTTGCATTGTCCGTTCTGGAGAGCGATCCCAAGATGCAGGGTGTTCTCTGTCTGGAAGAACCGGAGAATGGCATTCATCCGGAGCGGATCCCAGCCATACTCGAGCTTCTGATGGACATTGCCGTCGACACTCAGCAGTCTGTCGGCATCGAGAATCCGTTGCGCCAGGTTATTGTCAACACACATTCGCCGGTAGTATTCCAGCAGGTCCCGGATGACAGCGTGGTTTTCGTTAAGCCGATCGAGGCCGTGGACAATACCGACCGTCGCTTCAAGAGTGCGCAATTCCTCTGTTTATCCGATACTTGGCGTGCGCAGGACCGTGAGCACGCAGCACGGGGCGACCTCCTGCCTTATCTGAATCCGGTATTGTCCGAGGAGCAGTCGGACCCCCCGGTCAAGAAACGGGTGGTGGACCGGGACGACGTGCGGCAACTCCTTTTGTTCCCTCACTAG
- a CDS encoding AAA family ATPase → MPQYPRILDIDLPQGQSAFLWGPRKTGKSTLLRKLFPRSVRFDLLDTRLLLEFTRAPWTLADRVRALDPVARAHPIIIDEVQKVPALLDEVHRLIESDRLSFVLCGSSARKVKRGRANLLGGRAWGFRLHPLSWREIPEFDLLRALNRGLVPQHYDSARHRRALSGYVDDYLKEEVFDEGLTRNVAAFSRFFEALSFCQGELLNYSNVARDCGVDSKTVREFFQILVDTLLGVFVEPFTGRPRSRAVIVRAPKFYLFDVGVAGHLTGRRIGQAAGPDFGRALEHFVLMELLAYRSYRECDYEVRFWRTKSGLECDFVLGREGEVAIEVKGGANPGPGDLRALRAYVRDHRPRVAALVCNASAPRRTPDGIDILPWEGFLERLWAGTMVA, encoded by the coding sequence TTGCCGCAGTACCCGCGCATCCTCGACATCGACCTTCCGCAGGGCCAGTCGGCGTTCCTGTGGGGTCCCCGCAAGACCGGCAAGTCTACGCTGTTGCGGAAGCTGTTCCCGCGCTCCGTGCGCTTCGACCTGCTCGATACCCGGTTGCTCCTGGAGTTCACGCGGGCTCCGTGGACGCTCGCGGACCGCGTCCGCGCCCTCGACCCCGTCGCCAGGGCGCATCCGATCATCATCGACGAGGTACAGAAGGTGCCGGCGCTCCTCGATGAGGTGCATCGCCTGATCGAAAGCGACCGCCTGAGCTTCGTGCTGTGCGGCTCCAGCGCCCGCAAGGTGAAGCGCGGACGAGCCAACCTGCTCGGCGGCCGGGCATGGGGCTTCCGGCTGCATCCGCTGAGCTGGCGCGAGATTCCGGAGTTCGACCTGCTGCGCGCGCTCAATCGCGGCCTCGTGCCGCAGCACTACGACTCCGCGCGGCACCGGCGGGCGCTGTCCGGGTACGTGGACGACTACCTCAAGGAGGAGGTGTTCGACGAAGGGCTGACGCGCAATGTGGCCGCGTTCTCACGGTTTTTCGAAGCGCTGTCGTTCTGCCAAGGCGAGTTGCTGAATTACAGCAACGTGGCGCGCGACTGCGGCGTCGACTCCAAGACGGTGCGCGAGTTTTTCCAGATTCTCGTGGATACCCTGCTCGGTGTGTTCGTGGAACCGTTCACGGGGCGCCCCCGTTCGCGTGCGGTCATCGTGCGGGCGCCGAAGTTCTACCTGTTCGACGTCGGCGTCGCCGGCCACCTGACCGGGCGCCGCATCGGGCAGGCCGCGGGCCCGGACTTCGGGCGCGCCCTCGAGCACTTCGTGCTGATGGAACTGCTCGCCTACCGCAGCTACCGGGAGTGCGACTACGAGGTGCGCTTCTGGCGCACCAAGTCGGGCCTGGAGTGCGATTTCGTGCTCGGGCGGGAGGGCGAGGTGGCGATCGAGGTCAAGGGCGGCGCCAACCCCGGCCCGGGAGACCTTCGGGCACTGCGTGCTTACGTGCGGGATCATCGTCCCCGTGTCGCCGCCCTGGTGTGCAATGCGAGCGCGCCACGGCGCACTCCCGACGGCATCGACATTCTGCCCTGGGAAGGGTTCCTGGAACGGCTGTGGGCCGGCACGATGGTGGCATGA
- a CDS encoding Tm-1-like ATP-binding domain-containing protein: MKAVVIVGALDTKGRELAFVKDLVEQQGLAAPVVDFGILGEPTIPADVSREEVARAGGGDLEYLRRNKLREEAMPIMAEGLAVVVRRLYDEGRLDAILGMGGGGGTSIATTGMRALPFGVPKVMVSTVAGGNVRAFVGPKDIIMMPSIVDVAGINRISARVYANAVGAIAGMLGVEPPASEQDKPLITASMFGNTTACVDRARGALTDHGYEVLVFHATGIGGQTMEGMIADGYIVACLDITTTELADEVCGGGASAGPERCMAASRAGIPAVIAPGCVDMANFGALDSVPERYRERNLFQWTPTATLLRTNADENRRIGAMIAAAANASTAPVAILLPLGGVSMLDTEGGAFWDPDADRACFQAIKNNLKPDIEVVEVDCNINDPAFADRAAEVLLGMLGGSSTAS, from the coding sequence GTGAAGGCCGTCGTCATCGTCGGCGCCCTGGACACGAAGGGCCGGGAGCTGGCCTTCGTGAAGGACCTGGTCGAGCAGCAGGGGCTGGCCGCCCCGGTCGTCGACTTCGGCATTCTGGGTGAGCCGACCATTCCTGCGGATGTAAGCCGCGAGGAGGTGGCGCGGGCCGGCGGCGGCGATCTCGAGTACCTGCGTCGCAACAAGCTGCGCGAAGAGGCGATGCCGATCATGGCCGAGGGCCTGGCGGTGGTGGTACGACGGCTGTACGACGAGGGCCGGCTGGATGCGATCCTGGGCATGGGCGGGGGTGGTGGCACCTCGATCGCCACGACGGGCATGCGCGCGCTGCCCTTCGGCGTGCCCAAGGTGATGGTCTCCACCGTCGCCGGCGGCAACGTGCGCGCCTTCGTCGGCCCGAAGGACATCATCATGATGCCGTCGATCGTCGACGTGGCCGGCATCAACCGCATCAGCGCCAGGGTGTACGCCAACGCGGTCGGCGCCATCGCCGGCATGCTCGGCGTGGAGCCTCCTGCCAGTGAGCAGGACAAGCCGCTGATTACCGCGTCGATGTTCGGCAACACGACGGCCTGCGTCGACCGCGCCCGCGGCGCGCTCACCGACCACGGCTACGAGGTGCTGGTGTTCCATGCCACCGGCATCGGCGGACAGACCATGGAGGGCATGATCGCAGACGGCTACATCGTCGCCTGCCTCGACATCACCACCACCGAGTTGGCCGACGAGGTGTGCGGCGGCGGGGCGAGCGCCGGGCCGGAGCGCTGCATGGCCGCCTCGCGGGCCGGGATACCTGCGGTTATCGCGCCGGGCTGTGTGGATATGGCCAACTTCGGCGCCCTCGACTCCGTGCCCGAGCGGTACCGGGAGCGCAATCTGTTTCAGTGGACGCCGACCGCCACCCTGCTCCGCACCAATGCAGACGAGAACAGGCGTATCGGCGCGATGATCGCCGCTGCGGCTAACGCGTCGACGGCGCCGGTGGCTATCCTCCTGCCACTGGGCGGTGTGTCGATGCTCGACACCGAGGGCGGCGCCTTCTGGGATCCGGATGCCGACCGCGCCTGCTTCCAGGCCATCAAGAACAACCTGAAGCCGGACATCGAAGTCGTGGAGGTGGACTGCAACATCAACGATCCGGCCTTCGCCGACAGGGCGGCAGAGGTCCTGCTCGGCATGCTGGGTGGTTCATCAACGGCATCCTGA
- a CDS encoding phosphoenolpyruvate hydrolase family protein, whose product MKKRFARNEIVARLRDTIATGKPIIGAGCSVGLIARAAELGGADLIICYSTGQSRIRGLQTINIDHANPQTLSMYDEISNVVRDTPIIAGVEACDQTVYDLDELCRRFVDQGYDGVINFPTQGHGETFNPHTLVQNQQTGRNLGIPWGFAREVEMIRTFREGGLFTMCYVHSAEHAAEMVQAGVDVVCAHVGGTSGGLVGFAASPMTDALSSAQKIMEGAWAVDADAICLAHGGPFAEPADTAALYAQTAAQGFVGASSIERIPVEKAVMGAVQGFKSHAIKQREASLSEAATT is encoded by the coding sequence ATGAAGAAGAGGTTCGCACGAAACGAGATCGTCGCGCGGCTGCGGGACACGATCGCCACCGGCAAGCCGATCATCGGGGCCGGCTGCAGCGTCGGCCTCATCGCGCGGGCGGCCGAGCTCGGCGGCGCTGATCTGATCATCTGCTACAGCACCGGTCAGTCCCGCATACGCGGGCTGCAGACGATCAACATCGATCACGCCAATCCACAGACGCTGAGCATGTACGACGAGATCAGCAACGTGGTCAGGGACACGCCGATCATTGCCGGCGTGGAGGCGTGCGACCAGACGGTCTACGATCTGGATGAGCTGTGTCGCCGATTCGTGGACCAGGGCTACGACGGGGTCATCAACTTTCCCACCCAGGGACACGGCGAGACCTTCAACCCACACACCCTGGTACAGAACCAGCAGACCGGGCGCAACCTCGGCATACCCTGGGGCTTCGCGCGCGAGGTCGAGATGATACGGACGTTCAGGGAGGGGGGCCTGTTCACCATGTGCTATGTCCACTCGGCCGAGCACGCGGCCGAGATGGTGCAGGCGGGCGTGGACGTGGTGTGCGCCCACGTCGGTGGAACCTCGGGCGGGCTGGTCGGCTTCGCCGCCAGTCCGATGACCGACGCTCTGAGCAGCGCCCAGAAGATCATGGAGGGGGCCTGGGCGGTGGACGCGGACGCCATCTGCCTGGCGCACGGTGGGCCCTTTGCCGAACCCGCGGACACCGCGGCGCTGTACGCGCAGACCGCCGCCCAGGGATTCGTCGGAGCTTCGAGCATCGAGCGCATCCCCGTGGAGAAGGCCGTGATGGGAGCGGTGCAAGGGTTCAAGAGCCACGCGATCAAGCAGCGGGAGGCAAGCCTCTCGGAAGCCGCGACGACCTGA
- a CDS encoding ThuA domain-containing protein, translating into MNGGAIKTAVVTGAHGFSVVDFHHLFRGLEGVDCYIQHLDDFACATEAERDSYDAVVLYFFVHPYSVGDAGKGEPQDAEEPWFFARKPRAAIEHLGDTQQGIVVLHHALLTYPDWSLLNQMVGIEDRSFAAHFDQHLRIDVADTRHPITEGIASWEMGDETYTMADAQEGSEILLTTAHAKSMRTIGWTREHKQARVFCFQSGHDNQTWQEPGFRQVLQRGIHWVSRRI; encoded by the coding sequence ATGAACGGCGGCGCGATCAAGACCGCGGTAGTCACCGGAGCCCACGGCTTCAGTGTAGTGGATTTCCATCACCTGTTTAGAGGACTGGAGGGCGTCGACTGCTACATACAGCACCTGGACGATTTCGCCTGTGCAACAGAAGCCGAGCGAGATTCCTACGACGCGGTGGTGCTGTACTTTTTTGTTCATCCCTATTCTGTCGGCGATGCGGGAAAGGGCGAGCCTCAGGACGCGGAAGAGCCCTGGTTCTTTGCCAGGAAGCCGCGGGCGGCGATCGAACACCTGGGCGACACGCAACAGGGCATCGTGGTTCTCCATCATGCCCTGCTCACCTATCCGGACTGGTCCCTACTCAACCAGATGGTCGGCATCGAGGACCGCTCATTCGCGGCCCATTTCGATCAGCATCTGCGGATCGACGTTGCCGACACTCGGCACCCGATTACCGAGGGCATCGCGTCGTGGGAAATGGGCGACGAGACCTACACCATGGCGGATGCGCAAGAGGGGAGCGAGATCCTGCTTACCACCGCACACGCGAAGAGTATGCGCACGATCGGGTGGACCCGCGAGCACAAGCAGGCCCGTGTGTTCTGTTTCCAGTCTGGCCACGACAACCAAACCTGGCAGGAGCCCGGTTTCCGGCAGGTCCTCCAACGCGGAATCCACTGGGTATCACGAAGAATCTGA
- a CDS encoding FAD-dependent oxidoreductase, whose amino-acid sequence MTARVGERRKMFEPISIGNVWLKNRVALAPINNFHQMDPTFGTITQRCVDYYVEIAKGGVGHLITGVFKVENQIEQCMANGLFVWPMLTEKSLPEYHELTDYAHAYGVKVFIQLSAGPGRVTGGNVIKSGITPVSASANQAHFVPDVTCRALATDEVAQIVAAFGRAAELVASAGFDGIEVHGHEGYLIDQFATALWNNRTDKYGGDLPGRLTFPIEILGAIKERAADLAVTYRFGVKHFIAEPWRASLHGDTELGRDLPESIEMARLLEEAGYDGLDLDTGCYDSSYYAHPPNYFAHGFTADLVKQVKEAVRIPILAASRLGLPAVAEEVLNQDKADIIVLGRALLADPEWPKKVFEGRTEDVRPCIGCHDGCLHRPLAGAHLSCSVNPACGRAKAAAPALSPPARPRKVVVVGGGVAGMEAARMAGSRGHAVTLYEKAADLGGHLIALSIPDFNLDIRRLLDWYKRQLDQSAIEIKLGTAVTAELLREEDADVVIVATGSTYQVPEIPGISQAPAHTCSELYLDPAKAGEHIAVIGGGHSGCHAALWLAQQGKEVTLLEQASALATDAVGINRSMLLDMLADSKVNIASDTMVQEARDGELIAVDRISGTRTFACDTVVLAAGMQADNALYRSLLQELSDVHLIGDGKQPRGIHDAILEGYVVGSTL is encoded by the coding sequence GTGACCGCGCGGGTGGGCGAACGCCGCAAGATGTTCGAGCCGATATCCATCGGCAACGTGTGGCTCAAGAACAGGGTGGCCCTGGCCCCGATCAACAACTTCCATCAGATGGATCCCACCTTCGGCACGATAACGCAGCGATGTGTCGACTACTACGTGGAAATAGCCAAAGGCGGCGTGGGCCACCTCATTACCGGTGTCTTCAAGGTAGAAAACCAGATCGAGCAGTGCATGGCGAACGGGTTGTTCGTGTGGCCCATGCTTACCGAGAAGTCCTTGCCGGAGTACCACGAGCTGACCGATTACGCTCACGCGTATGGGGTGAAGGTCTTTATTCAGCTGAGCGCTGGCCCGGGTCGCGTAACCGGGGGCAACGTAATCAAGTCCGGCATCACGCCAGTTTCGGCCTCGGCCAATCAAGCCCATTTCGTGCCGGATGTGACCTGCCGCGCCCTGGCAACCGACGAGGTCGCGCAGATCGTCGCGGCGTTTGGCCGCGCGGCGGAGCTGGTCGCCAGCGCGGGCTTCGATGGCATCGAGGTGCACGGCCACGAGGGCTACCTGATCGATCAGTTCGCTACCGCGCTGTGGAACAATCGAACCGACAAATATGGCGGCGACCTGCCAGGCCGGCTGACGTTTCCCATCGAAATACTGGGCGCCATCAAAGAAAGAGCGGCCGACTTGGCCGTCACCTACCGGTTCGGCGTCAAACACTTCATCGCCGAACCGTGGCGAGCATCCCTGCACGGAGACACCGAGCTGGGACGCGACCTCCCCGAGTCTATCGAGATGGCCAGGCTGCTCGAAGAGGCTGGCTACGACGGCCTCGATCTCGATACCGGCTGCTACGATAGCAGCTACTACGCTCATCCACCAAACTATTTCGCGCATGGTTTCACCGCCGATCTGGTCAAGCAGGTAAAAGAGGCGGTTCGCATCCCGATTCTCGCGGCCAGCAGGTTGGGCCTGCCCGCGGTCGCCGAGGAGGTGCTGAATCAGGACAAGGCGGACATCATCGTGCTGGGCAGAGCACTGCTCGCCGACCCCGAGTGGCCCAAGAAGGTGTTCGAGGGCAGGACCGAGGATGTCCGTCCCTGTATCGGCTGTCATGACGGCTGTCTGCACCGACCGCTCGCGGGCGCTCACCTGAGTTGTTCGGTGAATCCGGCCTGCGGCAGAGCGAAAGCCGCAGCGCCGGCGCTGAGCCCACCGGCCCGGCCGCGGAAGGTAGTCGTCGTCGGCGGCGGGGTCGCGGGCATGGAGGCGGCGAGGATGGCGGGGTCGCGGGGCCACGCGGTAACGCTGTATGAAAAAGCCGCAGATCTTGGCGGGCACCTGATCGCGCTCTCGATCCCGGATTTCAACCTGGATATCAGGCGGCTGTTGGATTGGTACAAGAGGCAACTCGACCAATCAGCAATCGAGATCAAGCTCGGCACCGCGGTGACCGCTGAGCTACTCAGAGAGGAGGATGCCGATGTGGTGATCGTGGCGACCGGCTCGACCTACCAGGTTCCCGAAATCCCGGGCATCAGCCAGGCACCGGCGCACACGTGCAGCGAGCTCTATCTGGACCCCGCGAAGGCGGGGGAGCACATCGCGGTGATCGGTGGTGGTCACTCCGGATGCCACGCGGCCCTGTGGTTGGCGCAGCAGGGGAAGGAGGTGACGCTCCTGGAGCAGGCATCTGCTCTTGCCACCGATGCAGTCGGCATCAACCGATCGATGCTCCTGGATATGCTGGCCGATAGCAAGGTCAACATCGCCTCCGACACGATGGTGCAGGAGGCGCGCGACGGCGAGCTGATTGCCGTTGACCGCATCTCCGGCACCCGCACGTTCGCCTGCGACACGGTGGTGTTGGCGGCCGGCATGCAGGCTGACAATGCGCTCTACAGGTCTCTGCTGCAGGAGCTGTCCGACGTGCATCTGATCGGTGATGGCAAGCAACCGCGCGGCATCCATGACGCGATCCTCGAGGGCTATGTAGTGGGAAGTACGCTATGA
- a CDS encoding SDR family oxidoreductase, producing MGKLEDKVAIVTGASSGFGEATAHLWAQEGAKVVIADVLVEAGERVAKAIEDGGGAAIFVKTDVTKEGDAANMVKQAVGVYGKLDILFNNAGILGPTAKLQEVTEEDIDRLLAVNLKGAVLGTKHAVPAMIASGGGAILSTGSDSAFRGNRNVAVYCATKGAIVAFTRAIAMDYVGNGIRCNSVSPCIGATPMHAKWREGDADNWNDFVSRETPMGRACDVADLAKAALFLVSDDASFITGENLMVDGGTMVRGY from the coding sequence GTGGGCAAACTAGAAGACAAGGTAGCTATCGTGACGGGAGCGAGCAGCGGGTTTGGCGAGGCCACCGCCCATCTCTGGGCGCAGGAGGGCGCCAAGGTGGTTATCGCTGACGTGCTCGTCGAGGCTGGCGAGCGGGTCGCAAAGGCCATAGAGGATGGCGGCGGCGCAGCCATCTTCGTGAAGACGGATGTCACCAAAGAGGGCGACGCTGCGAACATGGTCAAGCAGGCGGTGGGCGTGTACGGCAAGTTGGACATTCTGTTCAACAACGCCGGTATCCTCGGACCGACGGCGAAACTCCAGGAGGTCACCGAGGAGGACATCGACAGGCTGCTCGCGGTAAACCTCAAAGGTGCCGTGCTGGGTACCAAACACGCCGTACCGGCGATGATCGCGAGTGGGGGTGGCGCCATCTTGAGCACCGGGTCCGACAGCGCTTTTCGCGGTAATCGCAATGTGGCTGTGTACTGCGCCACGAAGGGCGCGATCGTAGCGTTTACCCGCGCTATCGCCATGGACTACGTCGGCAATGGCATACGCTGCAACTCCGTCAGTCCGTGCATCGGCGCGACACCGATGCACGCGAAGTGGCGGGAGGGCGACGCTGACAACTGGAACGATTTCGTCTCGCGGGAGACGCCAATGGGCCGTGCGTGTGACGTAGCGGACCTTGCCAAAGCCGCCCTTTTCCTGGTGTCGGATGACGCGTCGTTCATCACCGGCGAGAATCTGATGGTGGACGGCGGTACGATGGTCAGGGGCTACTGA
- a CDS encoding ABC transporter permease, with protein sequence MAVFADVLAPYGYSEVHPADTLQGSSARYLLGTDHLGRDFLSRIIYGARISLLVGLAATSINVVVAVLLGGTSGFIGGRFDLAVQRFVDAWMAFPGLLLLLTVMSIVGRGLPQMIVTLGIAGGIVGSRTVRGAVIVVKENDYFQAAESIGCSKWRTFSQHVLPNIMPVAIIIFSINIGGIIISEASLSFLGFGLPAQIPSWGGLLSREGRRYMEVAPWLGLWPGLALTITVYSLNMFGDALRDLLDPRLRGGGGRLGAL encoded by the coding sequence GTGGCTGTCTTTGCCGATGTTCTGGCCCCTTATGGGTATTCGGAAGTGCACCCGGCAGACACGCTACAGGGCTCATCAGCCCGGTATCTGCTCGGTACCGACCATTTGGGGCGAGACTTCCTGAGCCGTATTATCTATGGGGCTCGCATTTCGCTGCTTGTCGGCCTGGCGGCGACCAGTATCAATGTTGTGGTGGCTGTCCTGCTAGGCGGCACGTCAGGATTCATTGGTGGCAGATTTGACCTGGCTGTGCAGAGATTCGTCGATGCCTGGATGGCCTTCCCGGGACTCCTCCTATTGTTGACCGTGATGTCCATTGTCGGACGGGGTTTACCACAGATGATAGTGACGCTGGGGATAGCAGGAGGCATCGTCGGCTCGAGAACAGTAAGAGGCGCCGTTATCGTAGTAAAGGAGAATGACTATTTCCAGGCGGCGGAGTCGATTGGCTGTTCGAAATGGAGAACATTTAGCCAACATGTCCTGCCCAATATCATGCCTGTGGCAATCATCATATTCAGCATCAACATCGGGGGAATTATTATCTCTGAGGCTTCTCTGAGCTTCCTCGGATTCGGTCTGCCAGCCCAGATCCCTAGCTGGGGAGGTCTGCTCAGCCGGGAAGGGCGTCGGTACATGGAGGTGGCGCCGTGGCTGGGTCTCTGGCCCGGTCTTGCGCTGACGATTACCGTTTACAGCCTCAACATGTTCGGCGACGCGCTGCGGGATCTGCTCGACCCGCGGCTGCGCGGCGGTGGCGGTCGTCTCGGTGCTTTATAG
- a CDS encoding ABC transporter permease has translation MRGYIIRRILLIIPTLFIVTVLVFLSVRFIPGDVIDIMQSQLDYLNAQLDREAIEEMLGLDVPVYVQYGRWMGGILLHGTLGTPLLGGSSVEEEILARLPVTIELGVMALVIGILIALPIGIYSAVRQDTVADYAGRTAAVIGLATPNFWLAIMVMIYPALWWGWAPPMQLIRFADDPLGNLGMFLIPSLILGTGMSAATMRMTRTMMLEVLRQDYIRTAWSKGLREKVVIVRHAVKNAVIPVVTLIGMQLPILVGGSVIMENIFNLPGLGRLLLEGLDSRDYPMVSGVNLVFATGVLGINLLIDLLYPFLDPRVRYT, from the coding sequence ATGAGGGGCTATATCATCAGGCGGATATTGCTGATCATCCCCACCCTATTCATAGTGACCGTCCTGGTCTTTCTCTCGGTCCGCTTCATCCCTGGCGATGTCATAGACATAATGCAATCCCAACTCGACTATTTGAATGCCCAGTTGGACCGTGAAGCTATTGAGGAGATGCTGGGTTTAGACGTGCCTGTCTATGTGCAGTACGGGCGGTGGATGGGCGGTATTCTCCTGCATGGCACCCTCGGCACCCCACTGCTGGGCGGTTCATCGGTAGAGGAAGAGATTCTTGCTAGACTACCGGTAACCATCGAGCTCGGTGTCATGGCGCTCGTCATCGGGATCCTGATAGCGCTGCCGATAGGCATCTACTCGGCCGTTCGACAGGATACGGTCGCCGACTACGCTGGGCGCACGGCGGCCGTCATCGGCCTGGCGACGCCTAACTTCTGGCTGGCAATTATGGTCATGATCTACCCGGCACTCTGGTGGGGCTGGGCGCCACCGATGCAGCTGATCAGATTTGCCGACGACCCACTGGGTAACCTTGGAATGTTCCTCATTCCGAGCCTGATTCTGGGGACGGGCATGTCTGCAGCCACCATGCGGATGACGCGCACCATGATGCTGGAGGTGCTCAGACAGGACTATATCCGGACAGCCTGGTCCAAGGGTCTGCGGGAGAAGGTCGTCATCGTCAGACACGCCGTCAAGAACGCCGTCATTCCGGTAGTTACCCTGATAGGTATGCAGTTGCCTATCCTGGTAGGCGGTTCCGTTATCATGGAGAACATATTCAACCTACCGGGCCTGGGTCGTCTACTGCTGGAAGGACTCGATAGTAGAGACTACCCAATGGTCTCCGGAGTGAACCTGGTTTTCGCCACGGGGGTGTTAGGGATCAATCTCTTGATCGACCTGCTTTATCCCTTTTTGGATCCAAGGGTCCGCTATACATAG